The following proteins come from a genomic window of Candidatus Syntrophosphaera sp.:
- the bamA gene encoding outer membrane protein assembly factor BamA has translation MHRFERCLMLCLMLVFSLGSLFAAGQTIYEIRVDGARTVSRELVTSSISLRIGDDLDPEEVAKSIKQLYKMGVFSDIRVSTEPYQNGVNLIFQVAENPVLTQISYDGMSVVKPSRLDELVTVRIGTFWSQQQKQELIRKLRDEYHSKGFSNAKVDVTEEFPEEGKVRVTVKVDEGHRLAINSVTFVGNLNFDDKTLLKRMKTKPKNLLRSGRFEQAKFDQDLVNLAAYYKKNGFIDVRVGPYELKQIGERDLELVITIQEGIKYMLGSISISGNENFTSEALQSVFTLKYGEPFDQEKFDRQLAGVYSKYFDEGYIYTEIKPDIKKEGDQLNIELQVSEGNRARIRQIQITGNQRTKEKVIRRQLDIAPGDYFRQLQVIRTQQNIYNLGFFEPDIKLDYSQINENGDIDLIFDVIDKSSGSANGGIGYNSADGVVGQLSVSQNNLFGNNWSSSLMWEFGGSTQNFEFSFTNPNLLDSDLLLGSSLYYTKKTWSSFYYEIYNRGGSVRLGQYIPWVDRTRLVGGYSLYAKKYRITNMDRFLETMDPGSPLIELDSLDWRYTSALSATVSRDTRDSIFFPTRGTQLTLFSELAGGLLGGDFDYFKQIAQVNWYMETWYKITLRTKWRFGYITPYGSSEDAPPDEKFYLGGTGVDGVRGYADRSIGPKGGGSRAVIFSSEIGYPIGGDQIIAIGFFDAGDSYNHLREFNFLKLKKGVGAGIRIRSPFGLIGFDYAYNLEDGHWEPHLQFGTTF, from the coding sequence ATGCACAGATTTGAACGGTGCCTAATGCTATGCCTGATGCTGGTCTTCAGCTTGGGCAGCCTGTTTGCGGCAGGCCAGACGATATATGAGATCCGCGTCGACGGGGCCAGAACGGTTTCCAGGGAACTGGTGACGTCGTCGATCAGTTTGCGCATTGGCGACGACCTCGATCCTGAGGAAGTGGCCAAATCGATCAAACAGCTCTATAAGATGGGCGTGTTTTCCGATATCCGGGTGAGCACGGAGCCCTATCAGAACGGGGTGAACCTGATCTTCCAGGTGGCCGAGAATCCCGTCCTTACCCAGATCAGCTATGACGGGATGAGCGTGGTCAAACCGAGCCGCTTGGATGAGTTGGTCACGGTCCGGATCGGCACTTTCTGGTCGCAGCAGCAGAAACAGGAGCTGATCAGAAAACTCAGGGACGAGTATCACAGCAAGGGTTTCAGCAACGCCAAGGTGGACGTGACCGAGGAATTTCCTGAGGAAGGCAAGGTGCGGGTGACGGTCAAGGTGGACGAAGGGCACCGCCTGGCGATCAACAGCGTTACTTTCGTGGGCAACCTGAATTTTGACGACAAGACCCTCCTAAAGAGAATGAAGACCAAACCGAAGAACCTGCTGCGGTCCGGACGTTTCGAGCAGGCCAAATTCGATCAGGACCTGGTCAACCTGGCCGCGTACTACAAGAAAAACGGCTTCATCGACGTTCGGGTGGGCCCCTATGAGCTGAAACAGATCGGCGAGAGGGATCTGGAACTGGTGATCACCATCCAGGAAGGGATCAAGTATATGCTTGGCAGCATCAGCATCAGCGGGAATGAAAATTTCACCAGCGAAGCCCTCCAAAGCGTTTTTACCCTCAAGTATGGAGAACCCTTCGACCAGGAAAAGTTTGACCGCCAACTGGCAGGGGTTTATTCCAAATATTTCGACGAGGGCTACATCTACACTGAGATCAAGCCGGACATCAAGAAAGAGGGCGACCAGCTGAACATAGAACTGCAGGTGAGTGAAGGCAACCGCGCCCGCATCCGGCAGATCCAGATAACCGGCAACCAGCGCACCAAGGAAAAGGTGATTAGGCGCCAACTGGATATCGCGCCCGGGGATTATTTCCGGCAGTTGCAGGTGATCCGCACCCAGCAGAATATCTACAATCTGGGTTTCTTTGAGCCGGACATCAAGCTGGATTACTCCCAGATCAATGAAAACGGCGATATCGACCTGATTTTCGACGTGATCGACAAATCTTCCGGCTCGGCCAACGGCGGTATCGGCTATAACAGCGCGGATGGAGTCGTGGGGCAGCTTTCCGTTTCGCAAAACAACCTCTTTGGCAATAACTGGTCCAGCAGTTTGATGTGGGAATTCGGCGGCAGCACGCAAAACTTTGAATTCAGCTTCACCAATCCCAATCTGCTGGATTCGGACCTGCTGCTGGGCAGTTCCCTGTATTACACCAAAAAGACCTGGAGCTCTTTCTACTACGAGATCTACAACCGCGGCGGCAGCGTCCGCCTGGGGCAATACATTCCCTGGGTCGACCGCACCAGGCTGGTTGGCGGATACTCCTTGTACGCGAAGAAATACCGCATCACAAACATGGACAGGTTTCTGGAGACCATGGATCCGGGCAGCCCGCTGATCGAACTGGATTCATTGGATTGGCGCTACACCAGTGCCCTCAGCGCCACGGTCAGCCGCGACACGCGCGACAGCATTTTCTTTCCCACGCGGGGCACGCAGCTAACCCTGTTCTCTGAGCTTGCCGGCGGTCTCCTGGGCGGGGATTTCGACTATTTCAAGCAGATCGCCCAAGTCAACTGGTACATGGAGACCTGGTATAAGATCACCCTGCGCACCAAATGGCGCTTCGGCTATATCACGCCCTACGGTTCATCTGAAGACGCGCCTCCGGACGAGAAATTCTATCTGGGGGGCACTGGCGTGGACGGAGTCCGCGGCTACGCTGACCGTTCCATAGGTCCAAAGGGCGGCGGATCCAGGGCAGTGATCTTTTCCAGCGAAATCGGTTATCCGATCGGGGGCGATCAGATCATCGCCATCGGATTCTTCGACGCGGGGGACAGCTACAATCACCTGCGGGAGTTCAATT
- a CDS encoding T9SS type A sorting domain-containing protein, producing MKHKIGLLVLLGSFLAAAAWSAVESHPRKPYGDFFARQIEARADSLTGFDIQKYEITLDINHQTHQIAGNVLATVLAEDNLSSIQYNLVGLTVSSVLVNGVAAAYTHTGGIINISLNIPSGQTFSTQVFYSGVPQLSGAPYNIGMIFSANTVFTISDPDAGRYWWPCYDHPWDKAVVDLHITLRGDWKVAANGIRTSIVDNGDGTSTTHWIGEHPMTTYLVCITAGPYVEINQTAGDIPIQSFVTQNQYNNALVDFANVPAMINYFSQVFGPYPFEKYGHAVVSMSTYGAMEHQTMTTLGNFIITGNGTYELIIAHELAHQWYGNAVSFLTFKDVWLSEGFATYSEHLWVDHTLGWQAAADYIYTSYHQYYLNWAAGAGPQTIYDPAFNYYFAPPSYEKAASVLHMLRLKIGNANFFQLLQDWFSAWSGGNAVTSEFQALAEQISGQDLNQFFQQWIYGSGTPELEYSVWNNSNSDQPLRIEARTRSNTPTNFEIQVPFRFVNGADSDSLLVNAFPNGVCNSFSLNYDSASVLEPNHNHWALLRNVTELKPALTECLPSNSAVLLSWEPFLDNQNLAYYVYRRPLQGVPEWQQINPEALNELSFLDSSAENGTAYQYAVRAIDASGYLSEMSNFMAATPVAFSFANDLLVVDETRDGTGANINPDDAMVDAFYAAALSPIVYEDWDVATQGLPGLDILGQYRLILWHADDFAQNLLIDHLNVLGGYLLGGGKVLLSGWKTTSVLSDTFLQRFGGNVDLVYDNSAGLIGAESTQYPELLVDPLKTIPTWNQMLPYIYTFLGTSNSLYTANMSTTSLGNGNSIAFRRSLPASGSEFVLLGLPLYFMQADGVRGFLQAIIPDLLSPVANHDPAVPPISLSLSVSPNPFQSRTILRFTLAEKGSARLGIYNLKGQLVRELLFGEKSHGTYDIAFDGRDGKGSPLASGIYIIRMDSGGKSISKKVSLIK from the coding sequence ATGAAACATAAGATTGGCCTGCTCGTCCTGCTGGGATCATTCCTGGCCGCCGCTGCCTGGTCCGCGGTGGAAAGCCATCCGCGCAAGCCCTACGGGGATTTTTTCGCCCGCCAGATTGAAGCCAGGGCCGATTCCCTGACCGGATTCGACATCCAGAAATACGAGATCACCCTGGACATCAACCATCAGACCCATCAGATCGCCGGAAATGTGCTGGCCACCGTTTTGGCTGAAGATAACCTCAGCTCGATCCAATACAATCTCGTGGGCCTGACTGTCAGCAGCGTCCTGGTCAATGGCGTTGCTGCCGCCTATACCCACACCGGCGGGATCATCAATATCAGCCTGAACATCCCCTCCGGCCAGACTTTCAGCACCCAGGTCTTCTATTCCGGGGTCCCCCAGCTTTCCGGAGCGCCCTACAACATTGGCATGATCTTCAGCGCCAACACGGTCTTCACCATTTCGGACCCCGACGCCGGCCGCTATTGGTGGCCTTGTTACGACCATCCCTGGGACAAGGCCGTCGTGGATCTGCACATCACCCTGCGCGGCGACTGGAAGGTGGCCGCGAACGGCATCCGGACCTCAATCGTGGATAATGGCGACGGAACTTCCACCACCCACTGGATCGGAGAACATCCCATGACCACGTATCTGGTCTGCATCACGGCCGGACCTTACGTTGAGATCAACCAGACCGCGGGAGACATCCCCATCCAGAGCTTCGTTACGCAAAACCAGTACAACAACGCCCTGGTGGATTTTGCCAACGTGCCCGCCATGATCAACTATTTTTCCCAGGTCTTTGGCCCTTATCCCTTTGAGAAATACGGTCACGCAGTCGTGAGCATGAGCACCTATGGCGCCATGGAACACCAAACCATGACGACCCTGGGAAACTTCATCATCACGGGCAACGGGACCTATGAACTGATCATCGCCCACGAACTCGCGCACCAATGGTATGGCAACGCCGTTTCCTTCCTCACGTTCAAGGATGTCTGGCTCTCCGAGGGCTTTGCCACCTATTCAGAGCATCTCTGGGTCGACCATACCCTGGGCTGGCAAGCCGCCGCGGATTACATCTATACCAGTTACCACCAATACTATCTGAACTGGGCCGCCGGCGCGGGCCCCCAAACCATCTACGATCCTGCCTTTAACTACTATTTCGCGCCCCCGTCATACGAGAAAGCAGCCTCCGTGCTGCATATGCTGAGGCTCAAGATCGGCAACGCCAACTTCTTCCAGCTGCTGCAGGATTGGTTTTCCGCCTGGAGCGGTGGAAACGCGGTCACATCCGAATTCCAGGCCCTGGCGGAACAGATCAGCGGCCAGGACCTGAACCAATTCTTCCAGCAATGGATCTACGGATCGGGAACACCGGAGCTGGAATACAGCGTCTGGAACAATTCCAACAGCGATCAGCCGCTCCGGATCGAAGCCAGGACGAGATCCAACACCCCCACCAACTTTGAAATCCAAGTACCTTTCCGTTTTGTCAATGGCGCCGATTCCGACTCGCTGCTCGTAAACGCTTTCCCCAACGGGGTTTGCAATAGCTTCAGCCTGAACTATGATTCAGCCTCGGTCCTGGAACCGAACCACAACCACTGGGCCCTGTTGCGCAATGTCACGGAACTCAAACCCGCCCTAACGGAATGCCTGCCCTCAAACTCCGCCGTACTGCTCTCCTGGGAGCCTTTCCTGGACAACCAGAACCTCGCCTATTATGTTTACCGCCGTCCCTTGCAGGGCGTGCCGGAATGGCAGCAGATCAATCCTGAAGCACTGAACGAGCTCTCCTTCCTGGATTCCAGCGCGGAGAACGGCACTGCCTATCAATACGCGGTCCGCGCCATCGATGCCAGCGGCTATCTGAGCGAGATGTCCAATTTCATGGCCGCCACCCCCGTGGCCTTCAGCTTTGCCAACGACCTTCTGGTGGTGGATGAAACCCGCGACGGAACAGGCGCCAACATCAATCCCGACGACGCGATGGTGGATGCTTTCTATGCGGCCGCCCTCTCCCCCATCGTATACGAGGATTGGGATGTGGCCACCCAAGGCCTGCCGGGGCTTGACATTCTGGGCCAGTATCGTTTGATCCTCTGGCATGCCGACGACTTTGCCCAAAACCTGCTGATCGACCATCTGAACGTGCTTGGCGGCTATCTGCTGGGCGGCGGAAAGGTCCTCCTCTCGGGCTGGAAAACCACCTCGGTGCTGTCAGACACCTTCCTGCAGCGCTTTGGAGGAAACGTCGACCTGGTTTACGACAACTCCGCCGGCTTGATCGGCGCAGAGTCCACCCAGTATCCGGAACTGCTGGTCGATCCGCTCAAAACCATTCCCACCTGGAACCAAATGCTGCCTTATATCTACACCTTTCTGGGGACCTCAAATTCTCTCTACACGGCCAATATGAGCACCACCAGCCTGGGCAACGGAAACAGCATCGCCTTTCGCCGTTCGCTTCCGGCAAGCGGGTCCGAATTCGTCCTCCTCGGCCTGCCGCTCTATTTCATGCAAGCCGATGGTGTGCGCGGCTTCTTGCAGGCCATCATTCCGGACCTGCTCTCCCCCGTCGCCAACCACGATCCCGCCGTGCCTCCAATCTCTCTCAGCCTGAGCGTTTCACCCAATCCCTTCCAGTCGCGCACCATATTGCGCTTCACCCTGGCGGAGAAAGGATCCGCCCGCCTCGGGATCTACAACCTCAAGGGCCAGCTTGTCCGCGAACTCCTCTTTGGAGAGAAAAGCCATGGAACCTACGATATCGCTTTCGATGGCAGGGATGGCAAAGGCTCGCCCCTGGCCTCCGGCATTTACATCATTAGGATGGATTCCGGCGGCAAATCCATCAGCAAAAAGGTCAGTTTGATCAAGTAA
- the trxB gene encoding thioredoxin-disulfide reductase: MNYDVMIVGAGPAGLSAAIYSARGGLKTGVFEKGIVGGQITVTDEVENYPGFIEPISGFELTDKMKQQAERFQAHFIDEEVTAIGMEGLCKIVETTQNKYRAKSLIFCTGAHPRLLNVPGEEHFTGRGVSYCATCDGALYRDKIVAVVGGGDSAIEEAIFLTRFAKKVIVIHRRDELRAQKIIQERAFRNPKMEFIWDTVVQEILGNTKIEKLEIFNRKTQQITFIELDGVFIYVGILPNNELLESRIELDSAGFALTDEFMHTNVPGIYAAGDIRHTVLRQVVTATSDGAIAAWSAEKWIMENYDSIEGIVHVPKA; the protein is encoded by the coding sequence ATGAATTATGACGTGATGATCGTGGGCGCGGGCCCCGCCGGGCTGAGCGCTGCCATCTACAGTGCCAGGGGCGGATTGAAGACCGGCGTGTTTGAGAAAGGCATTGTGGGCGGACAGATAACCGTGACTGACGAGGTTGAGAACTATCCGGGCTTCATTGAACCCATCTCCGGATTTGAGCTGACGGACAAGATGAAACAGCAGGCGGAGCGGTTCCAAGCCCACTTCATCGACGAAGAGGTGACCGCCATCGGCATGGAAGGTCTCTGCAAGATCGTGGAGACCACCCAGAACAAGTACCGCGCCAAATCTCTGATCTTTTGCACCGGCGCGCATCCCCGGCTGCTCAACGTGCCCGGCGAAGAACATTTCACGGGACGCGGGGTTTCCTATTGCGCCACCTGCGACGGAGCGCTTTACCGGGATAAAATCGTGGCGGTGGTCGGTGGCGGCGATTCCGCGATCGAGGAAGCGATCTTTCTCACCCGCTTTGCCAAAAAAGTGATCGTCATCCACCGCCGGGACGAGCTGAGGGCGCAAAAGATCATCCAGGAACGGGCTTTCCGGAATCCCAAGATGGAATTCATCTGGGACACGGTGGTGCAGGAAATTCTCGGCAACACCAAGATCGAAAAGCTTGAGATCTTCAACCGCAAGACCCAGCAGATCACTTTCATAGAATTGGACGGCGTGTTCATCTATGTGGGCATCCTGCCCAACAACGAGCTGCTGGAATCCAGGATCGAACTGGACAGCGCGGGATTCGCCCTCACCGATGAATTCATGCACACCAACGTTCCGGGCATCTATGCCGCCGGCGATATCCGCCACACCGTGCTGCGCCAGGTCGTCACGGCCACCAGCGACGGCGCGATCGCGGCCTGGAGCGCGGAGAAATGGATCATGGAAAACTACGACTCGATCGAAGGGATAGTGCATGTGCCCAAAGCTTAG